From Spirosoma aerolatum, one genomic window encodes:
- a CDS encoding SxtJ family membrane protein, translating into MDVSEKVKAQLVIVTGLVVLYFIFKSPWWLYAAAAVGILSLAIPAAGDLIVKAWFKLAEVLGNINGKIILSILFFVFLWPIAMLYRLSAKNPLAIKRTDQKSFYNERNHQYTKEDLEQTW; encoded by the coding sequence ATGGACGTTTCTGAGAAGGTAAAAGCCCAGTTGGTTATTGTAACTGGGCTGGTTGTACTGTATTTCATTTTTAAATCGCCCTGGTGGCTTTATGCTGCCGCAGCGGTTGGTATTTTGAGTCTGGCGATTCCGGCGGCAGGTGATCTGATCGTGAAAGCATGGTTTAAACTGGCGGAGGTGTTGGGAAACATCAACGGCAAGATCATTCTTTCCATTCTGTTTTTCGTCTTTCTGTGGCCGATTGCAATGCTCTATCGGCTAAGTGCCAAGAATCCGCTGGCTATTAAACGAACCGACCAAAAGTCGTTCTACAACGAACGAAATCACCAGTACACCAAAGAAGATTTAGAACAAACCTGGTAA
- the pseB gene encoding UDP-N-acetylglucosamine 4,6-dehydratase (inverting) yields MLDLTNKSILITGGTGSFGKKFVEMMYQRHPNLKRLVIYSRDELKQFEMSQHYPHGKYKSIRFFIGDVRDAERLKRACEGIDIIVHAAALKQVPAAEYNPMECIKTNVFGAENVINAALDNGVQRVVALSTDKAAAPINLYGATKLCSDKLFVAANNMKGSRDLRFSVVRYGNVIGSRGSVVPFFLEKRKEGVLPITHPDMTRFNISLEEGVEMVFHALEHAWGGEIFVPKIPSYRITDVATAIGPNCEQKLVGIRPGEKLHEEMITETDSLNTVETAKYYVITPSTPTWSIDDYMKAFNGRQVDMGFKYNSGTNTDWLTIDQLREQIRQHVAPDFEV; encoded by the coding sequence ATGCTTGATCTAACCAATAAATCGATTCTGATTACGGGTGGTACTGGCTCATTTGGCAAGAAGTTTGTCGAAATGATGTACCAGCGACACCCGAATCTCAAACGCTTAGTTATTTACTCCCGCGACGAACTAAAACAGTTCGAAATGTCGCAGCATTACCCACATGGTAAATACAAATCCATCCGGTTTTTTATTGGGGATGTGCGCGATGCCGAACGGCTCAAACGGGCCTGCGAAGGGATCGACATCATTGTTCATGCTGCTGCCTTAAAACAGGTACCAGCCGCCGAGTACAACCCGATGGAGTGTATCAAAACAAATGTATTCGGTGCCGAAAATGTTATCAATGCCGCGCTTGACAATGGCGTTCAGCGCGTTGTAGCCCTTTCGACGGACAAAGCAGCCGCCCCTATCAACCTCTATGGTGCTACCAAACTCTGTTCCGACAAGTTGTTTGTAGCTGCTAACAATATGAAAGGGAGCCGCGATCTGCGGTTCTCGGTTGTTCGCTACGGCAATGTAATCGGCTCGCGGGGTTCGGTGGTGCCGTTCTTTCTTGAAAAGCGGAAAGAAGGGGTGTTACCGATTACCCACCCCGACATGACCCGTTTCAACATTTCGCTGGAAGAGGGTGTCGAAATGGTGTTTCATGCGCTCGAACATGCCTGGGGTGGCGAGATTTTCGTACCGAAGATTCCTTCGTACCGGATTACGGATGTTGCCACAGCCATCGGCCCCAACTGCGAACAGAAGTTAGTAGGTATCCGTCCGGGCGAAAAACTGCATGAAGAAATGATTACCGAAACCGACTCACTCAACACCGTTGAGACGGCTAAGTATTACGTCATTACGCCTTCAACACCCACCTGGAGCATTGACGACTATATGAAAGCATTTAACGGTCGCCAAGTCGACATGGGCTTCAAATACAATTCCGGCACCAATACCGATTGGCTTACCATTGACCAGCTCCGGGAACAGATTCGGCAACACGTTGCCCCTGATTTTGAGGTGTAA
- a CDS encoding sulfatase family protein encodes MNQRRYQQLLYLCFNMFWLISLEAVAQQKPNIVLIYADDLGYGDLSCYGATQIQTPNIDRVAREGLRFTNAHASSSTCTPSRYTLLTGSYAWRKSGTGIAPGDAALLIPTNRTTLPGILQKAGYKTGVVGKWHLGLGPQGGPNWNGDIKPGPLEIGFTYSYLLPATGDRVPCVYVENHRVVGLDPKDPIQVSYTTPIGSDPTGKAHPELLKMTYSHGHDQTIVNGVSRIGYMSGGKSARWVDETMADVLVGKVNQFIETSQEGPFFVYFSTHDIHVPRMPNPRFAGKSGMGPRGDVVLQLDWCVGEVLKTLDRLGLSQNTMVIISSDNGPVVDDGYNDQAVEKLGNHKPAGPLRGGKYSAFDAGTRVPFIVRWPGQVKPGVSDALVSQVDLMASFAALTGQPLSKIDARDSFNSLDTFLGKSKKHREYVVEHALNGTLSIIRDDWKYIEPHNGQVHMPEVNIETGYAPKPQLYNLKANLGETDNLATQQSALATELADLLKAVRETEGYKNGQ; translated from the coding sequence ATGAACCAGCGCCGTTACCAACAACTACTATATCTGTGCTTCAACATGTTCTGGCTGATTAGCCTGGAAGCGGTGGCCCAGCAAAAACCGAATATCGTACTGATCTATGCCGATGATCTAGGCTATGGCGATCTTAGTTGCTATGGGGCCACTCAAATTCAGACACCCAATATTGACCGAGTTGCCCGCGAGGGACTTCGCTTTACCAATGCCCACGCATCTTCGTCGACCTGCACGCCCTCACGCTATACACTGCTAACCGGTTCGTATGCCTGGCGGAAATCGGGAACGGGTATTGCACCCGGCGATGCTGCTTTATTGATCCCAACCAATCGAACAACACTGCCTGGTATTTTACAGAAAGCAGGCTATAAAACAGGCGTTGTGGGCAAATGGCATCTGGGGTTAGGCCCTCAGGGTGGCCCCAACTGGAATGGCGACATCAAACCCGGTCCGCTCGAAATCGGCTTTACGTATTCTTACCTCCTCCCTGCTACCGGCGACCGGGTGCCTTGTGTGTATGTAGAAAATCATCGGGTGGTAGGGCTCGATCCTAAAGACCCGATTCAGGTGAGTTATACAACACCTATTGGAAGCGATCCGACTGGCAAAGCACATCCTGAATTGCTCAAAATGACCTATTCCCACGGCCATGACCAAACCATTGTAAATGGCGTCAGTCGAATTGGGTATATGAGTGGAGGCAAATCGGCCCGGTGGGTTGATGAAACGATGGCCGATGTGCTGGTTGGCAAAGTGAATCAGTTTATTGAAACTAGTCAAGAAGGGCCGTTTTTCGTTTACTTTTCAACCCACGACATTCACGTGCCGCGTATGCCGAATCCTCGATTTGCGGGCAAAAGTGGCATGGGCCCACGGGGCGATGTGGTTCTGCAACTGGACTGGTGTGTAGGCGAAGTCCTGAAAACACTCGACCGATTGGGCCTTAGCCAAAACACGATGGTCATTATAAGCAGCGATAATGGTCCGGTCGTGGATGATGGCTACAACGATCAGGCGGTTGAAAAACTGGGAAATCATAAACCAGCCGGACCACTTCGCGGAGGTAAATACAGTGCTTTCGATGCCGGAACGCGGGTACCGTTTATCGTTCGTTGGCCAGGCCAGGTTAAGCCGGGAGTTAGTGATGCGTTGGTAAGTCAGGTCGATCTGATGGCATCGTTTGCGGCACTCACGGGTCAACCGCTGTCTAAAATCGACGCTCGGGACAGTTTCAATTCACTGGATACGTTTCTCGGAAAATCGAAAAAGCATCGGGAGTATGTGGTAGAACATGCATTAAATGGAACACTTTCGATTATTCGAGATGACTGGAAATACATTGAACCCCACAACGGTCAGGTACATATGCCCGAAGTCAATATTGAAACCGGCTACGCACCAAAACCACAGTTGTATAATTTAAAAGCGAATCTCGGCGAAACGGACAACCTTGCTACTCAGCAGTCAGCCCTTGCTACCGAACTGGCAGACCTGCTGAAAGCCGTCCGCGAAACCGAAGGGTATAAAAATGGGCAATGA
- a CDS encoding SGNH/GDSL hydrolase family protein, whose product MQSKFVSSGIRLLFLAFLAFLLYYGDRIHVVLDYPHRGLFDNIYVRLAKIAMLLLVMMELVRLYYYGVVKNPNPPKLIGNLATLLVPTALLLVFVEIIFMFIAQSQEGGLTLASHIWFERYWPPMVGDYRDTPRTDTLGKKVVLVVGDSFTSGHGLKRAEERYGNILGEKLGNQYITYNLGISGSDTRNEYERLVKFGKKPDILVLQYFPNDIEKVAHDHGLVPASFEPYSDVPRMFQSLFIKSYLLNYLYWQFPHGNFAPFDTYARTAYGTPAIINDHLSDLAKFVTYAKEHNARFYVVLFPFSHNLEKTTEYVKPVVSFFQKNNVPVLEAGKLMGDIDPKDRVVGRNDGHASALVNQRVGEALFKLVQSNPGTGHIASSDSTAKP is encoded by the coding sequence ATGCAATCAAAATTTGTTTCGAGTGGTATTCGTTTACTATTCCTGGCGTTCCTGGCCTTTCTTCTGTATTACGGAGATCGAATCCATGTGGTATTGGATTACCCACACAGAGGGCTTTTCGATAATATTTACGTTCGGCTAGCTAAAATCGCCATGCTGCTTCTGGTGATGATGGAACTAGTCCGGTTGTATTATTATGGAGTGGTTAAGAACCCGAATCCGCCTAAGCTAATCGGTAATCTAGCGACGCTGCTGGTGCCCACTGCGCTCTTGTTGGTGTTCGTTGAAATTATTTTCATGTTCATTGCCCAGAGCCAGGAGGGAGGGCTTACACTAGCTTCGCACATCTGGTTCGAGCGGTATTGGCCACCCATGGTTGGCGATTACCGCGATACGCCCAGAACGGATACACTGGGCAAAAAAGTCGTATTGGTTGTGGGCGATTCGTTTACATCGGGGCACGGTCTGAAGCGGGCAGAAGAACGATACGGAAACATTTTGGGCGAAAAGTTAGGCAATCAGTATATCACCTATAATCTGGGTATATCAGGCTCCGATACCCGTAATGAATACGAACGGTTGGTGAAATTCGGCAAAAAGCCCGATATACTCGTTTTACAGTATTTTCCGAACGACATCGAAAAGGTGGCCCACGACCACGGTTTGGTACCAGCTTCGTTTGAGCCCTATTCCGATGTACCCCGGATGTTTCAATCGCTGTTTATTAAGTCCTATTTGCTCAATTATCTATACTGGCAGTTTCCACATGGTAATTTTGCGCCGTTCGATACCTATGCTCGCACAGCCTATGGAACTCCGGCGATTATTAACGATCATTTGAGCGATCTGGCTAAATTTGTAACGTATGCCAAGGAGCATAATGCTCGTTTCTACGTTGTATTATTCCCTTTCTCGCACAATCTGGAAAAAACAACGGAATACGTCAAGCCGGTGGTTTCGTTCTTTCAAAAGAACAACGTGCCGGTTTTGGAAGCTGGTAAGCTGATGGGCGATATTGACCCGAAGGACCGGGTAGTGGGACGAAATGATGGTCATGCCAGTGCATTGGTGAATCAGCGCGTAGGGGAGGCCCTGTTCAAACTTGTTCAGTCTAACCCAGGTACGGGGCATATTGCCTCGTCCGACAGTACAGCTAAACCTTAG
- a CDS encoding carbamoyltransferase family protein: MTILGISAFYHDSAAALIEDGRIVAAAQEERFTRKKHDPGFPAHAIQYCLQYSGADLNKLDAIVFYDKPLLKFERLLETYYAFAPKGIRSFLMSIPVWLKEKLFLKRLIREELEKIGYKSSSKVKLLFPEHHLSHGASAFYPSPFERAAILTIDGVGEWATASIGLGEGKNISILKELRFPHSLGLLYSAFTYFLGFRVNSGEYKLMGLAPYGDPTSPDVARYMAIIKDKLADLRPDGSVWLNQEYFDYATGLTMVHEQKWAELFGFPKRQPEDELQAHHCNLGLAIQYLTEEVVLNMAREAKRLTNADALVLAGGVALNCVSNGKLQAAGLFKDLFIQPAAGDAGGALGAALAAYHIYFGKEREVTKERDAMRGSYLGPTFSDLDVELMALKYKAVGKHFDNFDELSRETARLLAEGNVVGWVQGRMEFGPRALGGRSILGDPRNAEMQKKLNLKIKYRESFRPFAPSVLAEDCAEYFDYDGISPYMLLVHPVAQKRRTPVPADYASFPLREKLYYQRSDLPSITHIDYSARIQTVHKDTNPRYYQLIDAFKQLTGYGVIVNTSFNVRGEPIVSTPDDAYRCFMRTEMDYLVVGNYLFDKRQQPEWQDTDNWKEEFVLD; this comes from the coding sequence ATGACCATATTAGGTATTTCTGCTTTTTATCACGATTCAGCGGCTGCGCTAATCGAAGATGGCCGTATCGTTGCCGCAGCTCAGGAAGAGCGATTTACACGTAAAAAGCATGACCCAGGATTTCCGGCTCACGCAATCCAATACTGCCTTCAATATAGTGGGGCAGACCTCAATAAATTAGATGCCATTGTCTTTTACGACAAACCACTGCTGAAATTTGAGCGGCTACTCGAAACGTATTACGCCTTTGCACCCAAAGGCATTCGGTCGTTTCTGATGTCGATTCCGGTTTGGCTCAAGGAAAAGCTGTTTCTCAAGCGACTGATTCGGGAGGAACTGGAAAAGATAGGGTATAAGTCCTCCAGCAAAGTAAAGCTGCTGTTTCCTGAGCACCATCTGTCGCATGGAGCCAGTGCGTTTTATCCGTCGCCGTTCGAGCGGGCGGCTATCCTGACCATCGATGGTGTTGGCGAATGGGCAACGGCGTCTATTGGCCTGGGTGAAGGGAAAAACATCTCGATCCTGAAAGAATTACGGTTTCCGCATTCGCTGGGGCTTTTGTATTCGGCATTTACCTACTTCCTGGGCTTCCGGGTGAACTCCGGTGAATATAAGTTGATGGGGTTGGCTCCGTATGGCGATCCGACTTCTCCCGATGTAGCTCGCTACATGGCGATAATTAAGGATAAACTGGCTGATTTACGGCCCGATGGCTCCGTTTGGCTCAATCAGGAGTATTTCGATTATGCCACTGGGCTCACCATGGTGCATGAACAGAAATGGGCCGAACTGTTTGGCTTTCCGAAACGTCAGCCTGAAGATGAGCTTCAGGCACATCACTGCAACCTGGGCCTGGCCATTCAATACCTGACCGAAGAGGTGGTACTAAACATGGCCCGAGAAGCCAAACGGTTAACTAATGCCGATGCGCTGGTGCTGGCCGGTGGTGTAGCCCTGAATTGTGTATCGAACGGGAAACTTCAGGCAGCTGGATTGTTCAAAGATCTCTTTATCCAACCCGCTGCCGGTGATGCAGGTGGTGCTTTAGGAGCTGCTTTAGCCGCCTACCATATTTATTTCGGAAAAGAACGTGAGGTTACGAAAGAACGGGATGCCATGCGGGGCTCGTATCTGGGGCCAACCTTCTCCGATCTGGACGTTGAACTGATGGCTTTGAAATATAAAGCAGTTGGAAAACACTTCGATAATTTCGACGAACTGAGTCGGGAAACGGCCCGATTGCTGGCCGAAGGCAATGTGGTGGGCTGGGTGCAGGGACGCATGGAATTTGGGCCCCGGGCCTTGGGTGGCCGCAGCATTCTGGGCGATCCACGAAATGCCGAGATGCAGAAAAAACTAAACCTGAAAATTAAGTACCGGGAGTCGTTCCGGCCGTTTGCGCCATCGGTACTAGCCGAAGATTGCGCCGAGTATTTCGATTACGATGGGATTTCGCCGTATATGCTATTGGTTCATCCGGTAGCGCAAAAACGCCGTACACCCGTACCGGCCGATTATGCCAGTTTCCCCCTGCGCGAAAAACTGTACTACCAGCGGTCCGACTTGCCGTCGATTACCCACATCGATTATTCAGCCCGGATTCAAACGGTACATAAAGATACCAACCCGCGTTATTACCAGTTGATTGATGCGTTTAAGCAACTTACGGGCTATGGTGTTATTGTTAACACCAGTTTCAATGTGCGGGGCGAACCCATCGTTTCTACACCTGATGATGCGTATCGATGCTTTATGCGTACCGAAATGGATTACCTGGTTGTCGGAAACTACCTGTTCGATAAGCGCCAGCAACCCGAATGGCAGGATACTGATAACTGGAAAGAAGAGTTTGTTTTAGACTAA
- a CDS encoding sensor histidine kinase: MDVTPTVPLQEQIDTLIRENSRLKSQLEQQEVDQRFLIEFSDKFATYSVGDEFFHSLVRYIAEQTRLDFVFLGELIEPAPNHFAIRTIALTAFGQTVGNIQYDLPDGPCEQVIQGQLSKYPSQCRRLFPKNQTLVQFNVEGYIGYPLYDTKGNAFGILTVMHQSTIDQPEYIASLLKIVAKRAEFELERTKYEADLKAVNEELLAKNQELTNRNAELASFSYVASHDLQEPLRKIRSFGDRLKVAYAPNLDEEGADIIDRMVLAAKRMSLLIKDLLDYSRLTLQSDTWRPQSLGEIVESVANELDITIQESGAQIDIDELVTVPGDESQLRQLFQNLLSNALKFTKPDCAPHIRIRSNQIKRSDLPAEFLLLAAPSDYALIEVTDNGIGFDAQHAERIFGTFQRLHGQGKYPGTGIGLAIAKKITENHRGYIKASSQPGKGATFFVYLPTQHIA; the protein is encoded by the coding sequence ATGGACGTGACCCCCACCGTTCCGTTACAAGAACAGATCGACACACTTATCCGGGAAAATAGCCGACTGAAATCACAGTTAGAACAGCAGGAAGTTGATCAACGATTCCTGATCGAATTCTCCGACAAGTTTGCTACGTATTCAGTTGGGGACGAATTTTTCCACTCCTTGGTCAGGTACATTGCTGAGCAAACCCGGCTGGATTTTGTTTTCCTGGGCGAACTGATTGAACCCGCTCCGAATCATTTTGCCATTCGCACCATTGCCCTCACCGCTTTCGGCCAAACCGTCGGCAATATTCAGTATGACTTACCCGATGGCCCCTGTGAGCAGGTCATTCAGGGACAATTGTCAAAATACCCGAGCCAATGCCGCCGGCTGTTTCCCAAAAATCAGACCTTGGTTCAGTTCAATGTAGAAGGTTACATTGGCTATCCATTGTATGATACAAAAGGTAATGCGTTTGGGATATTAACGGTTATGCACCAATCGACCATCGATCAGCCCGAATATATTGCCTCGCTATTAAAGATTGTGGCCAAACGAGCTGAATTTGAGCTGGAACGCACAAAATACGAAGCCGACCTGAAGGCTGTCAACGAAGAACTACTGGCCAAAAATCAGGAGTTAACGAACCGGAATGCCGAACTGGCCTCGTTCAGTTACGTAGCCTCGCACGATTTGCAGGAGCCACTTCGCAAGATCCGCTCCTTCGGCGACCGATTGAAAGTAGCTTATGCACCTAATTTAGATGAGGAAGGTGCCGATATTATTGATCGGATGGTGCTGGCAGCAAAGCGGATGTCGCTGTTGATCAAAGACCTGCTCGACTATTCCCGGCTGACATTACAATCAGATACATGGCGTCCTCAGTCGTTAGGCGAGATTGTCGAATCGGTCGCGAATGAACTGGATATTACTATTCAGGAGTCTGGTGCTCAGATAGACATTGACGAGTTGGTCACTGTGCCCGGCGATGAGAGCCAGCTTCGGCAGTTATTTCAGAATTTACTCTCCAATGCGCTCAAATTTACAAAGCCCGATTGTGCTCCCCACATTCGGATTCGGAGCAATCAGATAAAACGATCCGATTTACCAGCCGAATTTTTACTACTGGCCGCTCCATCCGACTACGCATTGATTGAAGTGACCGACAACGGGATTGGTTTCGACGCACAACATGCCGAACGCATCTTTGGGACCTTCCAGCGATTACATGGTCAGGGAAAATATCCAGGGACAGGTATTGGGCTGGCTATTGCTAAAAAGATTACCGAAAATCACCGTGGGTATATTAAAGCCAGCAGCCAACCTGGTAAGGGCGCTACGTTCTTCGTATACCTACCTACGCAACACATAGCCTGA
- a CDS encoding GNAT family N-acetyltransferase: MESYHFLLQHNPHHVDTPEFHQEGFFFNEIDHLRQQANGPFYLLTAVNQFTQRADIRCAFFSQRSQVVSPAEASFGSIEFNETLPDAMLDQFLDVLLSSARLLKKPTLRLVNYPDCYAPSQANRLTAKLFRHGFQLVASHQNAYLPISNRSFEQVIQSQERRRLRACQRANFHFHQWVNPVLADVVNFITDTRQTLGYRLTLSPERLAKLLHTFPDKFLVFCVTDGSKLAALAITVRVRHDILYYFMPASNPAYRIFSPMVMLVNGLFTYCQHNHIQLLDLGVSLDNFHNPKPSLMRFKRNLGASESPKLIFEKAL, from the coding sequence ATGGAATCATATCATTTTTTACTTCAGCACAATCCGCATCATGTTGACACGCCGGAATTCCATCAGGAAGGCTTTTTCTTTAACGAAATAGATCACCTTCGGCAACAGGCCAATGGTCCTTTTTACCTACTAACAGCCGTAAACCAATTCACGCAACGGGCCGATATTCGGTGTGCTTTTTTTAGTCAACGTAGTCAGGTGGTCAGTCCGGCAGAAGCTTCGTTTGGCTCGATCGAATTTAACGAAACGCTCCCCGATGCGATGCTGGATCAGTTTTTAGACGTCCTTCTTTCGTCAGCCAGGCTCCTCAAAAAGCCCACCTTACGACTTGTAAATTACCCTGATTGTTATGCCCCCTCACAAGCAAACCGACTTACTGCCAAATTGTTCAGGCATGGGTTCCAACTAGTGGCAAGCCATCAAAACGCTTATTTACCCATCAGTAATCGATCTTTCGAACAAGTTATTCAATCCCAGGAACGCCGACGGCTGCGCGCCTGTCAACGAGCTAATTTTCATTTTCACCAATGGGTCAATCCTGTACTAGCCGACGTGGTAAATTTTATCACCGATACCCGACAAACACTGGGCTATCGCTTAACCCTATCACCCGAACGACTCGCCAAGTTATTGCATACGTTCCCCGATAAATTCCTGGTTTTCTGCGTTACAGATGGTTCAAAGCTGGCAGCACTTGCTATAACGGTGCGCGTTCGTCACGACATTCTCTATTATTTTATGCCGGCTTCAAATCCCGCCTATCGTATATTCAGTCCGATGGTTATGCTGGTGAACGGTTTGTTTACCTACTGCCAGCATAACCACATTCAACTGCTTGATCTGGGTGTATCGCTCGACAACTTCCACAATCCTAAACCGAGCCTGATGCGATTTAAGCGAAATCTGGGCGCTTCTGAATCACCGAAACTGATTTTCGAGAAAGCACTTTAG
- a CDS encoding DUF5989 family protein, whose translation MEFLQDIIKFMQQRKKWWLAPMIILLLLIGILIVIGGGSAVAPFIYTLF comes from the coding sequence ATGGAATTTTTGCAGGACATTATCAAATTCATGCAGCAGCGTAAGAAATGGTGGCTGGCACCAATGATTATTCTGTTGCTGCTGATTGGTATTCTGATTGTTATTGGTGGCGGATCGGCCGTTGCACCGTTCATTTACACGCTGTTCTAG
- a CDS encoding motility associated factor glycosyltransferase family protein has product MIEAVFNSVSQFLNALFASLVSLLKVAMRFQHATRLPARQRPVCSVLGNGPSLNESLADQFDFIKQTEIVCVNNFAHADIFTRLQPQDYIISDPNYFVFTEQTTDRDDIRQTLTAFRERVNWPMTLYVPHFAKGSYLLKIIEQSNPAISVVYFNYTVVRGFRKLVYWLYARGLGMPQAQTVIIAALALMINRKFERIYLFGADTSWHEQIRLNDQNQLLIKQIHFYDKPKDVTHQPVYSDAQRQRTFSMASQFLSLHKVFRGYEVLRDYADDQGVKIINASAKSYIDAFEREKLSQSVTKP; this is encoded by the coding sequence ATGATTGAAGCAGTTTTTAATTCGGTTAGTCAATTTCTGAATGCATTATTCGCATCGCTGGTATCGCTGCTGAAAGTGGCCATGCGTTTCCAACATGCCACTCGCCTGCCCGCGCGTCAACGGCCGGTTTGTTCGGTTTTAGGCAATGGTCCATCACTAAACGAATCACTGGCCGACCAATTTGATTTTATCAAACAAACCGAAATTGTCTGCGTCAACAACTTTGCCCACGCCGACATTTTTACCCGATTACAGCCGCAGGACTACATTATTTCGGACCCAAACTATTTCGTTTTTACGGAACAAACCACCGACCGCGACGACATTCGACAGACACTAACCGCTTTCCGCGAGCGCGTCAACTGGCCCATGACGCTATACGTTCCCCATTTTGCCAAAGGTTCCTATCTGCTGAAAATCATTGAGCAGAGTAATCCGGCTATTTCAGTCGTTTATTTCAACTATACCGTTGTGCGGGGCTTTCGGAAGCTGGTTTACTGGCTGTATGCCAGAGGCTTAGGCATGCCACAGGCGCAGACGGTTATCATTGCCGCATTGGCCCTGATGATCAACCGAAAGTTCGAACGGATTTATCTGTTTGGGGCCGATACATCCTGGCATGAACAAATCCGGCTCAATGATCAGAATCAGTTACTGATTAAGCAGATTCACTTCTACGATAAACCGAAAGATGTTACGCATCAGCCGGTATACTCCGATGCGCAACGCCAACGTACCTTTTCAATGGCTTCGCAGTTTTTATCGCTGCATAAAGTATTTCGGGGCTATGAAGTTCTTAGGGACTATGCCGATGATCAGGGAGTAAAAATTATCAACGCCAGCGCGAAAAGCTATATCGACGCTTTCGAGCGTGAAAAGCTTTCCCAATCCGTCACTAAGCCATGA
- a CDS encoding Ppx/GppA phosphatase family protein yields MKLAAIDIGSNAARLQISTVLYNDNLVSFKRVEYVRFPLRLGHDVFNFGALTPESEARTTKLMQAYKLLMELHEVEDYMACATSAMRESSNGHEVAKRIEAQTGIKIHIIDGRKEAELINNVVVQALDDKQYLHIDVGGGSTELNVYENRQKINSKSFKIGSVRLLEGKETKGAWRKIEDWVEENIDSSQEVVAVGTGGNISKLFNLASKISETETTRDEIERIRNYIAGFSLDERINRLRLNADRADVIVPASDIYISVMKWAGADRIIVPDLGLKDGIIQLVYAHLGKRKPISY; encoded by the coding sequence ATGAAACTGGCAGCTATCGACATCGGTTCTAACGCAGCTCGTCTGCAAATCTCAACGGTATTATACAACGACAATCTGGTTAGCTTCAAACGGGTAGAATATGTTCGTTTTCCGCTCCGATTGGGCCATGACGTATTCAATTTCGGCGCACTTACGCCGGAAAGTGAAGCCCGAACCACCAAACTCATGCAGGCTTATAAGTTGCTGATGGAACTGCATGAGGTAGAAGATTATATGGCCTGCGCCACATCGGCCATGCGTGAATCCTCGAACGGACATGAGGTAGCTAAACGCATTGAAGCCCAAACCGGGATTAAGATCCACATCATCGATGGTCGGAAAGAGGCCGAACTGATCAATAACGTTGTGGTACAGGCGCTTGATGATAAACAGTACCTACACATCGACGTAGGGGGAGGTAGCACCGAACTGAACGTCTATGAAAATCGGCAGAAAATCAATTCTAAATCGTTCAAAATAGGGTCGGTTCGGTTGCTGGAAGGCAAAGAAACGAAAGGAGCCTGGCGCAAAATTGAGGATTGGGTTGAAGAGAATATTGACTCATCGCAGGAAGTTGTGGCGGTTGGCACGGGCGGTAACATTAGTAAGTTGTTTAATCTGGCCTCTAAAATATCAGAGACGGAAACCACCCGCGACGAGATTGAACGCATACGAAATTATATTGCCGGGTTCAGTCTGGACGAACGCATCAACCGACTTCGCCTGAATGCAGACCGCGCCGATGTAATCGTGCCAGCTTCCGACATTTATATTTCAGTGATGAAGTGGGCTGGTGCCGATCGTATTATTGTACCAGATCTGGGGCTAAAAGATGGTATTATTCAACTCGTGTACGCCCACCTGGGCAAGCGGAAACCAATTAGTTACTAA